A single Phoenix dactylifera cultivar Barhee BC4 chromosome 1, palm_55x_up_171113_PBpolish2nd_filt_p, whole genome shotgun sequence DNA region contains:
- the LOC103720630 gene encoding uncharacterized protein LOC103720630 produces MGSHVITPEDVLESLMNDGTIDAIRLKIINQLKANEELKNNTITMVEQSKVLNTPGAEKQTKRELFDALRRELETPVLEKASKAVWELILDNSGLGKEISETVERVYCRLSGHELAPVLPPPPPSTSDVQPEKENEMKDKGEGEKAMEMEKSESSSRKRTFSELSTQGTEVDANGSVDQPPVVSDDGVLPSANPKT; encoded by the exons ATGGGTTCCCATGTGATAACACCCGAAGATGTACTTGAATCACTAATGAATGATGGCACTATTGATGCTATTAGACTGAAGATTATAAATCAGCTAAAGGCCAAT GAAGAGCTGAAGAACAATACAATTACAATGGTGGAGCAAAGTAAGGTTCTAAACACTCCTGGTGCAGAGAAACAGACCAAGCGAGAGTTATTTGATGCACTTCGTCGAGAACTTGA AACTCCAGTGCTCGAAAAGGCTTCGAAAGCAGTTTGGGAGCTGATTCTTGACAACAGTGGTTTGGGGAAGGAGATCAGTGAAACCGTTGAGAGAGTTTACTGCCGGCTAAGTGGCCATGAACTGGCGCCAGTACTGCCTCCACCTCCACCCTCCACCAGTGATGTCCAACCAGAGAAGGAGAACGAAATGAAAGACAAGGGGGAAGGAGAGAAGGCCATGGAGATGGAGAAGTCTGAGTCATCATCAAGGAAGAGGACCTTCAGTGAGTTGAGCACTCAAGGAACAGAGGTAGATGCAAATGGTAGTGTCGACCAGCCTCCGGTTGTATCAGATGATGGTGTGCTACCATCAGCCAACCCAAAGACATGA